From Scyliorhinus canicula chromosome 15, sScyCan1.1, whole genome shotgun sequence:
tctgtgcgaagtctgcacatcctccccgtgtgtgcgtgggtttcctccgggtactccggtttcctcccacagtcaaaagatgtgcgggttaggtggattggccatgataaattgcccatgataaattgctaacACAATGTTAGCAGCACAGAAACCATTATGTTCCACTCATATCCTTCCCAATTATACCTACCCACATAACCTCAAAAAACCCACTCCAAATTACATAGTTATTTGTTCAGTTCTTTTCTGAAGGGGTGGAATCTACAGTAGGACAGATCATACATAAGGTGGAAAGACCAGACAAGAGTACCCAGATAACCTTTTCTTAATACGTGGCTCATGCCCCTATGATGCTAATTAAAATAGAAGCCTGGTTACACTTGATCTTTCAGTTACAAATAAAAAGTGACAAGCAATGTCATAATAGCTGAAAATAAGGCTTACCTCCCTGTTCGATATCTGAATCGGTGAGATGAGTGAGAGAGAAGCTGGCAATGTTGGACGGAGAAATAGAAAAACGAGAATATGACGATGATGTATCTGTCCACTTTTGTTCCAAGGTCCgggaggatggaggaggggaAAAGTATCGCAAGGAGGGAGAAGGGGACTGTTTTAAGTAAGCAAGGCGGTTTGACGTTTGAGCGATAAATGACTCAGGAGAGGTCATGGAGAAATCATCTTCCCATTCAAAACCACTGCCTGAAAGAGGAAAGCAGAAAGCTACAGTTATATTACATCAAGTACATTTTCAATATGAAACCATGACCAAGATTGGGTCAATATTTTCTTCTGTAGCTTTTTTTTCCCTCAAAAATTGCCAGGAAAATTAAATTGTGGCATTCTTCCCCAAGTAAATCCTATCGGGCACTGATCCATTCCAGAAAGCCAGTTGGCAAAGAAAAGTACTGGAGCTAATCTTTACACGCATTTATAGTTACTGACAAAGTTAGTAAAGAGACTGCTAATATGTCTACAGACAAAGAGACTGCTAATATATCTACAGACATATCTTTACCTGAACTACTTGACCTCCGTTCACAGCTTAATCTGATCTGCTTTCCCTGCAAAATGCCTGATTACCCAAGCTCCATCCAGTAACaacatcttaccaagctgaaatctaattaactcccttAAATCCAAACAaaattagcccaagctttttacgatgGCTTAATTCACACGTCCGGCTTCCAAAACCTTTCAAACTAGGAATCATtataaaacatgactgcagcagtcaaatacTAACTCAGGATATAATCATTTTGGAATACCAACCTGCATGATCTGTGGTACAACATAGTAGGACCGTTGCATCGCATCACTATATTGTAAACAATTAGCTACACCAAAATAGAGGTATTTATACCTTCTTCGTCAGTGGAGCTCTCAGAGTTTGAGAATCTGCTTGAGAAATGGGAGCCAGTTGGTGCAATGGGGCTGCCACAGTCAGAAACCTGACTGTTTTCCGCTGCTGAATGTTCTCCCAGTTCTTTGGTAGGGGTCTCCTAAAAAGTAACAAGATAAACCATTAATGCAACTGTAGTGCACAGATAGCTCCATAAAGCTACCTTGACACTACCCAGAAACAACAGTCTGGCCTATTATAATGCCAAATTACAACGGTCCCCTGTAAAATATTGTTTTCACAACGGTTGTAATTAATTACCAATACAATTTAATCTTTCTTCCCGTAATTGCCTAGGGTCTTCCATATTATGATCTTCATTACTTTAATCAGTCAATTACCAAAATTATGGTAAGTCTATCAAATACAGTACATCACAATGTAACAACCAAAATTGCTTTTTGCATGTTACCTTGCCATTTGCTAAAAACTGCAAAATTCTATGTGCAGTTTCTTAaataaactaattttatttacaTTATAAAAGTTGGACACGTTCacaatttttccacattatactccatctgtaaCATCTTTGCACATTCACTATACACATAACCCTTTACAGACTCCTTATGCCCTCTCGACAATTGGctttcctacttatctttgtGCAATTAGCAAATATGACAACTATACATTCAGACCCGTCATTCAAGTCACTAATATAGATTGGAAATAGTTGAGACCTCagcacgatccctgtggcactccacttgtTAAATCTTACCAACCCGAAActtacccatttatgcctactctctgtttcctgtcagtgaactaatcctctatccatgctaatatgttaccctccATACCAcaagctcttattttgtgtagtaccctttgatgtgacacctggtcaaaggctttctgtaaATCTAAGTGTACTGCATCCACAGGTTTCCCTTTAACTacagtcctcaaagaactccaataaattagtcaaacactatttccctttcacaaaaccatgttgacttggaTTGCATTGAGGTTTTCTAAGTGTTCCACTATAACccccttgataatagattccagcagttCCTCTATGACAGATGTCaagctgactggcctgtagtctcCTTTTTGTTTTCCTCCTAGCTTGAATAGAGGAGTTACATAATGAtgatgatgataataataataataataataataatcgcttattgtcacaagtaggcttcaatgaagttactgtgaaaagcccctagtcgccacattctggctcctgttcggggaggctggtacgggaattgaacccgcgctgctggccttgttctgcattacaagccagctgtttagtccactgtgctaaaccagcccctacatccactattttccaatctgatggaacctttccaagTCATTAATCTCCTCCAAGCAATCACTCAATTGTAAAAAAAGGATAACACTTGCTACTGTTAATGGGAATTATGGTTAACAAGTTTGTTCAAGAACATTCAAACATCATTGGTCACAGACCATGAGGGAAGAAGAGATAAAGGCTGATTTAATAATTGTTTACCTGGTCAAACAGAAAGACTGTGACATCATCAAAAAATGACACCACCTTGTTCACGCATCTCGTTCTTGGCTCTGCTTTTAAAGGATCAATGGGCCCAGTGTCTTTCAGCAAACTTTTGAGAGCTTTTCCATCATCATTCTCAGTCACAACTATTGGCACTGGATGTGCTGCATCATCTTCACTCTCTGAACTGGGGCTATTAATTGAATAACCTCTGTAGTCATCCTCTGAATCGTCACTGTTTTCATCTTCTTCATCGGCTTCCATGCCATCTTGCTCCTCAGATGGGTCAAAAAATTCAGATGCACCTAGCCTGCCAAGGTAGCGTCCTTCAACATCGGGTTCCTTCAGTCTAGTTCCTTCAATACCCTTTGACAATGGTTTCTTGATATCCTTCTCAACAACTATTCCAAAGTCCTCCTTCATATCTTCGGAAAACTTAGTGCTGAGGTCTGGGGGGTTAAACAAAATCTCCGACACTGATACGGACCCATCAATGGCAATTGCATGCAAGTCATCCAAATACTCAGCAGAATTTTCATCATTGGTTACTCTATTAATTCTGTCATAGGTTCCTGCTTTAAAGTTATTTGGAAAGTCTCCTTCATGATCTGAGCAAAAAGGTAACAATTCCTTGTTCTTAAAATTCAAGCTTTTATCTGATGAAGTACTTGACAGTGCATCACAGAAATCAAATGGTGCGGCAACTTTGTCACTATGGTCAGAAACAACCTCATTAATTTCACAAGTAGCATTTTTATGATCAGTTTCTTCATTACTCCTCTCAACATTCTCGCTGTCAGCTCTTTTATCTGGTTCAGAATCATTATCTGAGAAATAAGCAGAGTCTCTATGGGAATTTTGGTGACCATCATTAGTTAACGTGTTTGAGGTCTCTTTGGGAGTGTCCCCATCAATGATATCTACTGATGGGAGAGCATCCTCCTTGGATACAACAATGAGTGGATTTGAGGGGTAAGTTTTAGGAAACTCAGCACTGGGTGCATCCAGGACAGCTGAAGAGGGAGATGTGCTTACATTGTTGCACTGCGATGTCCATTCTGGTGATTCCAGATTTTCAGTTTCATAGCCACTGTCAGGTTGTTTCTGAGGTGGCTTTAATTTCTGAGAAACTGTACTTTGTGTCTCTAAAACCCCTAACACCCCGTGCATCTCGAGTGAGTCCAAAGAATCTGGTGTTTCTGAAGACTGTTCTGAATTAAGGTGCAAGAAAGATGCACTATCTTCTTCCACAGGGCTAATGTGATTTGATAAATCTGAGGAAGGCACGGAAACCATAGATTCAGCATTTGCAAAACTACTGGGTGAGGGTTCAGGAATATCTCTCGTCTCCATTGATTTCAAAGACTCTACTGAAGTGTGCCCTGAAGGAATGGAGGTGGACAGTTCAACATTTTTGGATCCACTGAAGTCTTCAGATGAAGGAACAGTGTCCAGTGTTTTTGGAATCTCTTTTGGAGAACAAACACAATGAACTGAAGCCAATAATTCCAAGCTTTCAGAGAGGCTTAGAGCTTCAGCAGGGGGACTAGTTTCTAATGTTTTCAACATGGGTTCAGGCAGTGAACGTACAGTTGCCATTTTGCTGACTTCTTGCACCAGTTGTTtttcttcattcagagtgactGCACACAGGCTCTGAATCGGAGCAACAAGGTCAACTTCTGCAGGTTCCATGTACTTTGACGACTCTGGTATGGTGACGCCAGCTGTATTTTCTTCTGCCATTCCAGGGGTTAAGTCTTCTTCAAGGAAATGCTTTTTGGCATTATTGCACATGCTAGCAGCGGCACTTTCACTGCACCGAGCAGTCTCTTGGCAGTGTTCTTGAGGCAAAGTGATATTACATTTAGAGATGCAGCCATCAGTAGTGTCACATCCTAACCCTGAGCTACTATATATTATACATCCTTCATCTAACTCCTGGTTAACTTGTTGTTCTTCACAAGTTTCACCCTCATCTGAACAAATGCAGAGCCCCTGTTTGTTTTCTATCAGAGGTGGCAAAGATCCACTCTGTGAACTAACTTCTTTAGTAAGACTGCCCATAGATCCATGCTGTTGTGAACCGTAGAATTGCTTATTTTGATTGGTTAAGTCCAAGTCCATTGCACGGTCAGCAGTGACGTGTGATGAGGAAGCAACACTAGCGACCGATAAAGTGGCAAAATTATTAATTGGGTGTCCAACATTCACCTCATTGCTGGCATCACCTATTGGTGAGGAGTCATGTAGAAGTTTATTTTCTTTAAGAAAAAGATAGTTAGAAGACAGTTTCTCAGATTGGAGTAATCTCAAACTGTCATGATCATTGGTGCTTTCTGTGTAAACTGTATCCATTTTAGTTTTCAAAAAGGGACTGGAAGTGTTTACGTCGAGTGTTGTAGATTGATGAATTAAGGACTCCATGGGAGTTTCTTTACTTGAAACTAGACCAGATGCACTTTTCCTTTTAATCTCACCAAATTCAGGGAGATCAAGCATTATGATCTCATCGGTGTTTAAAAATCCTTTGTTAAAAGGCATCTCGCCTAACCTATGATCATCAAAGATATTGTTGTGGCGAGGGCTTTCAGTATAGCTAGAGGCATAGGAACCAAGCATTCCCTCAGTTACTTCAGACTTTTGCAACTTTTGATTGTAGCACGGCATGAAATCTACATCTGGACTCAACTCGTCCCCCAAGTCTCTAAGAATAACAAAGGATTCAGGGTCCTTGGCCTGAGGAAATCCTTTGTTGGGATAATCTGCATTTTCATCAGAATCCAAGTTTGTTTCACCTTGTTCCTCCAATTGTATATAATATTCACTTCCAACTGAAGGATAATGGGCATCGAATACAGGAACAATTCCTGATACAGCGAGTGGACTTCCATCAGCATCTTTTCTAATGAGTTTATCATCTGAATGAGTTTGAACTATTGAGAAATTGCTTTTCTCAAAAGCAGCTGTGGGGTAGAAGATGCTCTGGTAGTTTACCTTTGCCCCATCAGTTCCCTGCACATGGTCTTCAAAATGGTCAAGTTTAGCAGTCTCCCATACATACTCAAAATTTAGTCCTTTACTTGTTTCAGTAACTGTGAGGATATCATCCATTTCCTGGTTCAGTCGCTCAGCAACAAAATGCTCCaggattggaaaagatgaattattTGCCATAGCTTGCCGATTGCTGTTGCTGGACTTCAGTGCATTCCATCTTATTTCAAAGTCATCTTCACATTCCTTTTGACTTTGCATGCGGAGGTACGTTAGCAGCCGGTGGATCTCCTCAGCAGTTGGTCTCTTTTCTGGAGCTAACCAACACAATTGCAGAACTTCATACCTGTAAGACAGATCTTGGTTATTAGAAAAGTGACCATTGCATAATATGCTGCAAGGCGTATTAGGCTTTAGTTAAGATGTTAGCCAGTGGTTGGATTATTCCAGCAGAGGTTTCTGGACAGCAATTTTTCTAATCACTTCTTGGACAAATTGTGTTCTGTCTGCTGCAGAAATACAAGGGGAATACCTAAGAAAATATTCCTGTTAGCATTTCTACtattttggttcccttatctcCTGCTTCCAAAGGTACCATCAGTTCCCCCATGGCTCACCCATAGAATTATATCATTGCTTGTGAACTTAAACAGTGAGGTGCGATAGGAGGAAAGAACAAATCTATTGTCCACAGACACTTTAGTAGGGATCATTGGAAAGTGGCCTTAAGTGGGGAGTCTGGATAGtcccatatctctctctctcctcctctccgcacacacacacacacccccgggcTCCCCTGGATAGTGAAGTTGAAAACCTTTACTCCAACATTGCTGAAAGCTGCCTACACCTCATGTGGTGGTGAAATAGTGACCCAAGAGGACCACTAGATTGACCTAGTTTAAAGGCCAGTCATTACGGAGTTAGGCAGAGCAAATTGAGGCATTTTACTCTAGAAATGCAAAGACTTCAAAGAGCATTAGGTCTTTAAAAGGTAAAATTCAGATTCAGTTCATGTGGATAAGTTATTGGATTCAGACAAGTTGCAAGGACTAAAGGACATGAATATAACTTACATAAGCAATAGAACAATTGTGCTGACTGGCTCTAAACATTCACAAGGGAATTAGATGAACGCCCGAGTGAGCCTGAAATTACAATGTACCTAAGGACCATTGGATATGTGACTCCCAGTCATTGCGGTCTCCTAGATTGTTTGATTGCCTTTGAAAGTCAGAGATAAATATAATTTTCTTATCTCTCGGCAGTTTGTCCAAGCAGATAGCACAGGTGGGTGAATAGAGATCACAGTGAATGAGATGACAGCATGGCACAGTTTGCTCACAAGCTGCTTAACCCATAGTGCTCTGACACAATGGGtactaaaaaaatttttttttaatttagagtacccaattcattttttccaattaaggggcaatttagcatggccaatccacctaccctgcacaccttcggatcgtgggagcgaaacccatgcaaacacagggagaatgtgcaaacttcacatggacagtgacccagagctggaatcgaacctgggagctcggcaccatgaggcagcaatgctaacccacatTGGATTCTAACATGCAAGCCCTTGACGATTTACACTTTTATGAATCCATGTCGTTTATATTATACTGTTGCGTCACCTGACAAATGGGCTGTATGTTTCCAAATTGAAAGGTTTGCTGTGCATGAATAGTATTATCTCCACAAATTGAAGCAATGTTTTGTGTATATTTACACTGAAACCACATTCTCTTAATTCTTGTAACCCAAGTATAAATTTATAAGTATATTAGCTACAACAGAAGATTATCTACGATTTAGAACCACTTTTGTTCAACGAGCTTTCAATCTAAACATGTAATTGTTGGAAACAGAGTTCCAAGCACCAGCTTGAATAATAATTTGTATCTCTCACTGCTTGGTTACATTTTAAACAGAGACTTTTTCCACCAAATATTTTACTGGAGGCACAATGGTGTAATAGCAGTATTAATCTTATTACATTGACGCAGATTCACTCCGAAGATCTGCTTAATATATTTATAAATTTGCAGTTAAAAATATGTATGCAGGCATTTTACGTCAAACTAAAATATCGTGCATCTTTGTttcctagcaacagtgccttgtCTACATAAGCCCTATGACTAACACAGGTAAAACAGTGGGAATTACTT
This genomic window contains:
- the lmtk2 gene encoding serine/threonine-protein kinase LMTK2, coding for MAIPAGILLLTLLALRSVQGAPLPQTGAGETAVEVSSSLLVLSGCSLVVLIILLVNCASCCKQREINFKEFEDDNLEEENDFIPPAEDTPSPPAPAEVYTLTVPNIVLSTPTQLQSSKTQGVSKASLPRHHLSYIQEIGNGWFGKVLLGEIYEDSSLARVIIKELKVNASSAEHRRFLKNGEAYRVLQHPNVLHCLGQCVDAVPYLLVFEFCQLGDIKGYLHSQQQEQNPHGSELLQRMACEITAGLAHLHKHSFVHSDLALRNCFLTTDLTVKIGDYGIGFSRYREDYIVSNDGQYIPLRWISPELVGDVYGSMVVAEQTRHSNIWSLGVVLWELFESANQPYLHLSDKEVLIFVIKEQQIKLPKPRLELTHSDRWYEVLQLCWLAPEKRPTAEEIHRLLTYLRMQSQKECEDDFEIRWNALKSSNSNRQAMANNSSFPILEHFVAERLNQEMDDILTVTETSKGLNFEYVWETAKLDHFEDHVQGTDGAKVNYQSIFYPTAAFEKSNFSIVQTHSDDKLIRKDADGSPLAVSGIVPVFDAHYPSVGSEYYIQLEEQGETNLDSDENADYPNKGFPQAKDPESFVILRDLGDELSPDVDFMPCYNQKLQKSEVTEGMLGSYASSYTESPRHNNIFDDHRLGEMPFNKGFLNTDEIIMLDLPEFGEIKRKSASGLVSSKETPMESLIHQSTTLDVNTSSPFLKTKMDTVYTESTNDHDSLRLLQSEKLSSNYLFLKENKLLHDSSPIGDASNEVNVGHPINNFATLSVASVASSSHVTADRAMDLDLTNQNKQFYGSQQHGSMGSLTKEVSSQSGSLPPLIENKQGLCICSDEGETCEEQQVNQELDEGCIIYSSSGLGCDTTDGCISKCNITLPQEHCQETARCSESAAASMCNNAKKHFLEEDLTPGMAEENTAGVTIPESSKYMEPAEVDLVAPIQSLCAVTLNEEKQLVQEVSKMATVRSLPEPMLKTLETSPPAEALSLSESLELLASVHCVCSPKEIPKTLDTVPSSEDFSGSKNVELSTSIPSGHTSVESLKSMETRDIPEPSPSSFANAESMVSVPSSDLSNHISPVEEDSASFLHLNSEQSSETPDSLDSLEMHGVLGVLETQSTVSQKLKPPQKQPDSGYETENLESPEWTSQCNNVSTSPSSAVLDAPSAEFPKTYPSNPLIVVSKEDALPSVDIIDGDTPKETSNTLTNDGHQNSHRDSAYFSDNDSEPDKRADSENVERSNEETDHKNATCEINEVVSDHSDKVAAPFDFCDALSSTSSDKSLNFKNKELLPFCSDHEGDFPNNFKAGTYDRINRVTNDENSAEYLDDLHAIAIDGSVSVSEILFNPPDLSTKFSEDMKEDFGIVVEKDIKKPLSKGIEGTRLKEPDVEGRYLGRLGASEFFDPSEEQDGMEADEEDENSDDSEDDYRGYSINSPSSESEDDAAHPVPIVVTENDDGKALKSLLKDTGPIDPLKAEPRTRCVNKVVSFFDDVTVFLFDQETPTKELGEHSAAENSQVSDCGSPIAPTGSHFSSRFSNSESSTDEEGSGFEWEDDFSMTSPESFIAQTSNRLAYLKQSPSPSLRYFSPPPSSRTLEQKWTDTSSSYSRFSISPSNIASFSLTHLTDSDIEQGGSSEDGEKD